A stretch of the Sulfurimonas sp. HSL3-1 genome encodes the following:
- the hsrA gene encoding homeostatic response regulator transcription factor HsrA → MRILIIEDEITLNKTLAEGLKEFGYQSDVVETLKDGEYYLDIRNYDLILMDWMLPDGNSIDIIPDIKANTPKTAVVVLSARDDNESEIAALRAGADDFIRKPFDFDVLVARLEARLRFGGSNIIEIEDLIINPEEEKIIYKEKEIELKGKPFEVLTHLARHRDQIVSKEQLLDAIWEEPELVTPNVIEVAINQIRQKMDKPLNITTIETVRRRGYRFCFPKEA, encoded by the coding sequence ATGCGCATTTTGATCATTGAAGATGAGATCACACTCAATAAAACTCTGGCCGAAGGGCTCAAAGAGTTTGGATACCAGAGCGACGTCGTCGAAACCCTCAAAGACGGTGAATACTACCTCGATATCCGCAACTATGACCTGATTCTGATGGACTGGATGCTCCCTGACGGCAACAGCATCGACATTATTCCCGACATCAAGGCCAACACACCGAAAACGGCCGTCGTCGTCCTCTCCGCCCGCGACGACAACGAGAGCGAGATCGCCGCGCTGCGTGCCGGTGCGGACGACTTCATCCGCAAACCGTTCGACTTCGACGTCCTCGTCGCACGCCTGGAAGCCCGCCTGCGCTTCGGCGGCAGCAACATCATCGAGATCGAAGACCTGATCATCAACCCTGAAGAAGAGAAGATCATCTACAAAGAGAAAGAGATAGAACTCAAGGGCAAACCGTTCGAGGTCCTGACGCACCTGGCGCGCCACCGCGACCAGATCGTTTCCAAAGAGCAGCTGCTTGACGCTATCTGGGAAGAGCCCGAACTCGTCACCCCGAACGTCATCGAGGTCGCGATCAACCAGATCCGCCAGAAGATGGACAAACCCCTTAACATCACAACCATCGAGACCGTACGCCGCCGCGGATACCGTTTTTGTTTTCCGAAAGAAGCATAA
- a CDS encoding YfhL family 4Fe-4S dicluster ferredoxin, producing the protein MSLLINDECIACDACREECPTEAIEEGDPIYIIDPDRCTECVGTYDEPACIAVCPVDCIVPDKDNVETVAELKFKHDQIMAEYED; encoded by the coding sequence ATGTCCCTGCTGATCAACGATGAGTGTATCGCCTGCGATGCCTGTAGAGAAGAGTGCCCGACCGAAGCAATCGAAGAGGGGGATCCGATCTACATCATCGACCCCGACCGCTGTACCGAATGTGTCGGTACTTACGATGAACCGGCGTGTATCGCCGTCTGCCCGGTCGACTGTATCGTCCCGGACAAAGACAACGTTGAAACCGTAGCTGAACTGAAATTCAAACACGACCAGATCATGGCCGAGTACGAGGACTGA
- the bamA gene encoding outer membrane protein assembly factor BamA, translating to MKQWSALIAVFLTAATLAFAAETVEKVQFEGLVHISEGVAEQLLVQKAGTPLETEKVDKTIERFFGQGYFTDIYATYDAGVLTLHFTEKPVISRIELKGWKEKDEDTLKDVVQLKKGTLYDPKKLEAAKKRIVDNLSQEGKIDSVVEIETEHLDNGSVAVTFVVNEGETILIKKLNFSGVEGLDPDVFDENIANKEHQFMGWFWGRNDGKMMLDQLQYDPMRIRDTYMQHGYMDAKVDAPFTRIDFDDYTAEMSYQVSEGQVYITKAIELHQQTHVIDDAVLRDVITLETEQPFNIKTFRDDAERIKTKIADLGYAYVRVLPDLRKDKEHGTLEVVYRIIPGEKVWIRNVVISGNNRTLDRIVRRELYLGPGDLYSLTDLKDSRNALGRTGYFDANTIEEKRVDDHSMDLVVKVKEAPTGNIQLGGGYGSYGGFMLSVGVNDRNIFGSGITTGLRLERSQRSNNYSFNISNPRLNDSDFSGNFSIFYSDFQYNDYTTHSDGVSLGTGHRFSRYISGFLNYTYSNVNYRDVNLSLYAQDQQRFFESYAKSAVSVAMSFDNTDDYYVARSGWAISESIERAGLGAQANYVKSRTELSKYNGLDEWLGFDLIFRYKARYYLARDTGYLPLAERFYMGGLGSVRGYESYSMPYYRNAISGDNVRLGGKQTFSHNAELSFPLAPKAKMRLTTFLDWGWIGTSSLSEFSRGGYGVSLEWFSPMGPLQLVFANPINPETDDRISHFEFTIGQRF from the coding sequence ATGAAACAGTGGTCGGCACTGATAGCGGTGTTTTTAACGGCAGCGACGCTCGCGTTCGCCGCCGAAACCGTTGAAAAAGTACAATTCGAAGGGCTGGTCCACATCTCCGAGGGGGTGGCCGAACAGCTGTTGGTGCAGAAGGCGGGGACGCCGCTGGAGACGGAGAAGGTCGACAAGACGATCGAGCGCTTTTTCGGGCAGGGATATTTCACGGACATCTACGCGACGTACGACGCAGGTGTTCTGACCCTTCATTTCACTGAGAAGCCGGTCATTTCGCGCATCGAGCTCAAGGGGTGGAAAGAGAAGGACGAGGATACGCTGAAAGATGTCGTCCAGCTGAAAAAGGGCACTCTCTACGATCCGAAAAAGCTCGAGGCGGCGAAGAAGCGCATTGTCGACAACCTCTCGCAGGAGGGGAAGATCGACTCCGTCGTCGAGATCGAAACAGAGCATCTTGATAACGGTTCCGTCGCCGTCACCTTCGTCGTCAACGAGGGCGAGACGATCCTGATTAAAAAGCTGAACTTCAGCGGCGTGGAAGGGCTCGACCCTGACGTTTTCGATGAAAACATCGCCAATAAAGAGCATCAATTCATGGGATGGTTCTGGGGTCGCAACGACGGGAAGATGATGCTCGACCAGCTGCAATACGACCCGATGCGTATCCGTGATACCTATATGCAGCACGGTTATATGGACGCGAAGGTCGATGCCCCCTTTACCCGGATCGATTTCGACGACTATACCGCCGAGATGAGCTACCAGGTCAGCGAGGGGCAGGTCTACATTACCAAGGCGATCGAGCTGCACCAGCAGACGCACGTCATTGACGATGCCGTCCTGCGCGACGTCATTACCCTCGAGACGGAGCAGCCGTTCAATATCAAGACCTTCCGGGATGACGCGGAGCGGATCAAGACGAAGATCGCCGACCTGGGCTACGCCTACGTCCGGGTGCTTCCCGACCTGCGCAAGGACAAAGAACACGGCACGCTCGAGGTCGTCTACCGCATTATTCCGGGCGAAAAGGTGTGGATCCGCAACGTCGTGATCTCGGGGAACAACCGTACCCTCGACCGCATCGTCCGCCGCGAACTCTACCTGGGGCCGGGTGACCTCTATTCGTTGACGGATCTGAAAGATTCGCGCAACGCCCTGGGGCGTACCGGTTATTTTGACGCCAACACCATCGAGGAGAAACGGGTCGATGACCACTCCATGGACCTTGTCGTCAAGGTCAAAGAGGCGCCGACGGGCAATATCCAGCTTGGAGGCGGGTACGGCAGTTACGGCGGGTTCATGCTCAGTGTCGGGGTCAACGACCGCAACATTTTCGGCTCCGGGATCACTACCGGGCTGCGGCTGGAGCGCTCCCAGCGTTCGAACAACTATTCGTTCAACATCTCCAATCCGCGCCTCAACGACAGCGATTTCAGCGGGAACTTCTCGATTTTCTATAGCGATTTCCAGTACAACGACTATACGACCCACTCCGACGGGGTCTCCCTGGGAACGGGACACCGTTTCAGCCGCTACATCTCCGGGTTCCTCAATTACACCTACTCCAACGTCAACTACCGGGACGTGAACCTGTCGCTCTACGCACAGGATCAGCAGCGCTTTTTCGAGAGCTATGCCAAGAGCGCCGTCTCGGTGGCGATGAGCTTCGACAATACGGATGACTACTATGTCGCGCGGAGTGGGTGGGCGATCTCGGAGAGCATCGAGCGTGCCGGGCTCGGGGCCCAGGCGAATTATGTCAAGAGTAGGACGGAACTGAGCAAATACAACGGGCTGGACGAGTGGCTCGGCTTTGACCTGATCTTCCGCTACAAAGCGCGCTATTACCTCGCCCGCGATACGGGTTACCTGCCGCTGGCGGAGCGGTTCTACATGGGCGGGCTCGGGTCGGTCCGCGGCTACGAGTCCTACTCCATGCCGTACTACCGCAATGCCATTTCCGGCGACAATGTTCGCTTGGGGGGAAAACAGACCTTCTCGCATAACGCCGAGCTGAGCTTCCCGCTGGCCCCGAAGGCGAAGATGCGCCTGACGACCTTCCTGGACTGGGGCTGGATCGGTACTTCGTCGCTGTCGGAGTTCTCCCGCGGTGGATACGGTGTCTCTCTGGAGTGGTTCTCGCCGATGGGACCGCTGCAGCTGGTCTTCGCCAACCCGATCAACCCGGAAACGGACGACCGGATCTCCCACTTCGAATTTACCATCGGGCAGCGCTTCTAA
- a CDS encoding HAMP domain-containing sensor histidine kinase, producing MFSERSIRNRFLIQLIVASAALLIIFSSILYFYIRQNIYDEKQHEMLQFAKNITEFQSLSDTMSNDTDALLGVSVELIFYDASGDEPHFFDDSSNGRDYLVLLYPFEQAQKTYLKVSKDISTMKKLLKKILRSIFIINAIGFFIIVLYAIALSKMLTIPIRQLSHRLANMNEHLVRPIRVEHLPEEFEPLGVTINRLLARIQNFVKYQKELFIGAAHELKTPLAVIKLKNQVTLIKKRSPEEYIEAIKKTNETVDEMNKIVADILNIGRQEGAQLEAPVRRDIIDMLRRKGEDFALLARAEQKTLEYDLQPESYEATIQEGLLNQILQNFLQNAVKFTPEGRKVTFTSRAEGEDLIIRVIDEGCGIDDSVDLFAPFKRLGTKSGVGLGLFLAKSAADAMGAEITLRNRTDGVDGTEATLVLRAKLCCPLPQQKKK from the coding sequence TTGTTTTCCGAAAGAAGCATAAGGAACCGTTTCCTCATTCAGCTGATCGTCGCTTCGGCGGCGCTGCTGATCATCTTCTCCTCCATTCTCTACTTCTATATCCGACAGAACATCTACGACGAGAAACAGCATGAGATGCTGCAGTTCGCCAAGAACATCACCGAGTTCCAATCCCTCTCCGATACGATGAGCAATGACACCGACGCCCTGCTGGGCGTCAGCGTGGAGCTGATCTTCTACGATGCTTCCGGCGACGAACCGCACTTTTTTGACGACAGCAGCAACGGCCGCGACTACCTGGTCCTCCTCTACCCCTTCGAGCAGGCGCAGAAAACCTATCTCAAGGTCTCCAAAGACATCAGCACGATGAAGAAGCTGCTCAAAAAGATCCTGCGTTCGATCTTTATCATCAACGCTATCGGCTTCTTCATCATCGTCCTGTACGCCATCGCCCTCTCCAAGATGCTCACCATCCCCATCCGGCAGCTCAGCCACCGCCTGGCCAATATGAACGAGCACCTGGTCCGTCCGATCCGCGTCGAGCATCTGCCCGAGGAGTTCGAACCCCTCGGCGTCACGATCAACCGCCTCCTGGCGCGGATCCAGAACTTCGTCAAGTACCAAAAAGAGCTCTTTATCGGCGCGGCGCATGAGCTCAAAACGCCTCTGGCCGTCATCAAGCTCAAGAACCAGGTCACCCTGATCAAAAAGCGCTCACCCGAAGAGTATATCGAGGCGATTAAAAAGACCAACGAGACCGTCGACGAGATGAACAAGATCGTGGCCGACATTCTCAATATCGGCCGCCAGGAGGGTGCGCAGCTCGAAGCACCGGTGCGCCGGGACATCATCGACATGCTCCGGCGCAAAGGGGAGGATTTTGCGCTGCTGGCCCGGGCCGAGCAGAAAACGCTCGAATACGATCTCCAGCCCGAATCGTATGAAGCGACGATCCAGGAGGGACTGCTCAACCAGATCCTGCAGAACTTCCTTCAAAACGCCGTTAAATTCACCCCCGAAGGGCGCAAGGTCACCTTCACCAGCCGCGCAGAGGGTGAGGATCTCATTATCCGGGTGATCGACGAAGGGTGCGGGATCGACGACAGCGTCGACCTCTTCGCCCCCTTCAAACGCCTTGGGACCAAATCCGGCGTCGGACTGGGACTCTTCCTGGCCAAAAGCGCCGCCGACGCCATGGGAGCGGAGATCACGCTGCGCAACCGTACCGACGGCGTCGACGGAACGGAGGCGACGCTGGTCCTGCGCGCCAAACTCTGCTGTCCCCTTCCCCAGCAGAAGAAAAAATAG
- a CDS encoding prephenate dehydrogenase — protein sequence MTLGIIGLGLMGGSLGMDLRQLPFVNEVIGHDHNASHCDTALELGLVDRVVDFDTVLQCDTIFLSVPVDGIMSILQQMPGRINADATVIDLGSTKARIVESIPESIRHNVIAAHPMTGTENFGPQAAVSGLYRDKVVVLCDMADSGKPQQETAVRLFSGLHMRLHYMRAHDHDRHAAFISHMPHAISYSLANTVLNQEDKYNILALAAGGFRSMSRLAKSSPNMWEDIFRQNKEHLLEAISLFENELDAMKKAIKEEAWQEVHDRLETGKKLHEILL from the coding sequence ATGACACTGGGAATTATCGGACTGGGACTGATGGGTGGCTCGCTGGGAATGGACCTGCGGCAGCTTCCCTTCGTCAATGAGGTGATCGGACACGACCACAACGCCTCCCACTGCGACACGGCGCTGGAGCTGGGACTCGTTGACAGGGTCGTCGATTTCGACACCGTCTTGCAGTGCGATACGATCTTCCTTTCCGTCCCCGTCGACGGCATCATGAGCATCCTGCAGCAGATGCCCGGACGCATCAACGCGGACGCGACCGTCATCGACCTGGGCAGTACCAAAGCCCGCATCGTCGAGAGCATCCCGGAGAGCATCCGCCACAACGTCATCGCCGCCCACCCCATGACCGGGACCGAGAACTTCGGCCCCCAGGCGGCGGTCTCGGGACTTTACAGAGACAAGGTCGTCGTCCTGTGCGACATGGCTGATTCGGGCAAGCCCCAGCAGGAGACGGCCGTCCGGCTCTTCTCGGGCCTGCACATGCGGCTGCACTACATGCGCGCCCACGACCACGACCGCCACGCCGCGTTTATCAGCCATATGCCCCATGCCATCTCCTACTCCCTGGCCAATACGGTACTGAACCAGGAGGACAAATACAACATCCTCGCCCTTGCAGCGGGGGGTTTCCGCTCCATGAGCCGCCTGGCGAAGAGTTCGCCCAACATGTGGGAGGATATCTTCCGGCAGAACAAGGAGCACCTCCTCGAAGCGATCAGCCTCTTCGAAAATGAACTCGACGCCATGAAAAAGGCGATCAAGGAGGAGGCGTGGCAAGAGGTGCATGACCGCCTCGAAACGGGCAAGAAGCTGCACGAGATCCTTTTATGA
- a CDS encoding cation:proton antiporter: MHSFAPEIMLITLLAVVVVSDTLADRLKVPSVFLLLIGSYLVYQMFPAAVPLDLRAHFDTVILLCIPLIFMGDALHLHFKDVRQFGFEIFYLAVFAVALSIAAGASLYQLELFAPLSLGGYVALFAINMATDAVSVQSVLSRFEGISHDLKVLIEGESLGNDATAVIAFFFVGLPWMLSGSIDPVAASFDAVRVFAVSLGLGVAMGFGFYLLMKLVEHQRGEFFIFVVEGYAAYVLGEEMHVSGILTLIAAIIATKAWIDADIRRSGERDARKTKSYRLQQLYHQLRFGGYHATTEQRLEYIFEMAKEFGYLATVMIFFTLAEIVDYEQLWYYRYEILAMFAATTMIRALSMAKFALFGHRFNLIKPVGFEGWFILTFSGMKGALSIILVHMIPDSFAHKALFESVTVGVVMLSIFGYGVTLWGYFVLKSRRASAALQTHKR, from the coding sequence ATGCACTCATTTGCCCCCGAAATCATGCTGATCACCCTCCTGGCCGTGGTCGTCGTCTCCGATACGCTGGCGGATCGTCTGAAAGTCCCGTCGGTCTTTTTGCTGCTGATCGGCTCCTACTTGGTCTACCAGATGTTCCCTGCCGCCGTCCCGCTCGATCTGCGCGCCCATTTTGATACGGTGATCCTGCTCTGTATCCCGCTCATTTTTATGGGCGACGCCCTGCATCTGCATTTCAAGGATGTCCGGCAATTCGGATTCGAAATCTTCTACCTGGCGGTCTTTGCCGTTGCACTCTCTATTGCGGCAGGAGCGAGCCTCTATCAGCTGGAACTCTTCGCGCCGCTGAGCCTGGGAGGCTATGTGGCGCTGTTCGCGATCAACATGGCGACCGACGCGGTGAGTGTCCAGTCCGTGCTGTCGCGCTTTGAGGGGATCAGCCACGATCTCAAGGTGCTGATCGAGGGGGAGTCGCTGGGGAACGACGCGACGGCGGTCATCGCCTTCTTTTTCGTCGGGCTGCCGTGGATGCTTAGCGGGTCGATCGACCCGGTGGCGGCGTCGTTCGATGCCGTACGGGTCTTCGCCGTCAGTCTCGGTCTCGGGGTCGCGATGGGGTTCGGGTTCTACCTGCTGATGAAGCTCGTCGAACATCAACGCGGGGAGTTCTTTATCTTTGTTGTTGAAGGGTATGCCGCCTACGTGCTGGGCGAGGAGATGCATGTGAGCGGTATTTTGACCCTGATCGCCGCGATCATCGCCACCAAGGCCTGGATCGACGCCGACATCCGGCGCAGCGGTGAACGCGACGCGCGAAAAACGAAGAGCTACCGGCTGCAGCAGCTCTATCACCAGCTCCGTTTCGGCGGATACCATGCGACGACGGAACAGCGCCTGGAGTATATCTTCGAGATGGCGAAGGAGTTCGGGTACCTGGCGACGGTGATGATCTTCTTTACCCTGGCGGAGATCGTCGATTATGAACAGCTGTGGTATTACCGTTACGAGATTCTTGCGATGTTCGCCGCGACGACGATGATCCGTGCACTCTCCATGGCAAAATTCGCCCTTTTCGGCCACCGTTTCAATCTGATCAAACCGGTAGGCTTCGAGGGGTGGTTCATTCTGACCTTCAGCGGCATGAAGGGGGCGCTATCCATTATCCTCGTGCATATGATCCCCGACAGTTTTGCACATAAGGCACTGTTCGAGTCTGTGACCGTGGGGGTCGTCATGCTGAGTATTTTCGGATACGGGGTGACGTTATGGGGCTATTTCGTGTTGAAGAGCAGACGCGCGTCAGCGGCGTTGCAGACGCACAAGCGCTAG
- a CDS encoding Ppx/GppA phosphatase family protein, whose amino-acid sequence MAKRTAIIDIGSNSVRMVVFEKSSRFAFSLLHESKSRVRISEGAYADEGNLQSAAIDRALEALGEFLSIARAYGSRKLLCVATSAVRDAPNRALFLSRARNELGLQIKVIDGEKEAYLGGVAAANLLPAMSARTIDIGGGSTEYACIASGNVLQSASLNLGTVRLKELFCDRGDLDGARAYIDAQFAAMPPVTSPIVIGIGGTFRALAQIIQKNQGHPMKKLHAFTFGADALMALGKKILAAPDDSALKQLGVKKERYDVIRPGTLILMRFLQHVGCETLVTSGAGVREGLYLTDLLRHNRHRFPAGYNPSLRYLLDCHTIETTFSNQLPTVAMRLFDLLQAPMHLPDKTRRLLKIAAQLAKVGASVHFYSYHKNSQYLVESALEYGYSHEEIMTVAALVRYHKTRKIAKPFYSDYQRLLPKAKILNRLNLLLALSDALLTHRPRNIDFELTLDDTGVLHVRAKEGSSLYLAKEQIARLGIEKELTVQIA is encoded by the coding sequence ATGGCGAAGCGTACCGCGATCATCGATATCGGGTCCAACTCCGTTCGAATGGTGGTCTTCGAAAAAAGCAGCCGCTTTGCCTTCTCCCTGCTGCATGAGTCCAAAAGCCGCGTCCGGATCAGCGAAGGGGCCTATGCCGATGAGGGTAACCTCCAGAGTGCCGCCATCGACCGCGCCCTGGAGGCCCTCGGCGAGTTTCTCAGCATCGCCCGCGCCTACGGTAGCCGCAAACTGCTCTGTGTCGCCACCTCCGCTGTGCGCGACGCCCCCAACCGCGCCCTCTTCCTCTCACGCGCCCGTAACGAGCTCGGCCTGCAGATCAAAGTGATCGACGGGGAGAAGGAGGCGTATCTCGGCGGGGTCGCTGCGGCCAACCTTCTTCCAGCCATGAGCGCCCGCACTATCGATATCGGCGGCGGTTCAACGGAATACGCCTGTATCGCCTCCGGGAACGTCCTGCAAAGCGCCTCGCTCAACCTGGGCACCGTCCGGCTCAAAGAGCTCTTCTGCGACCGGGGTGACCTTGACGGTGCCCGCGCCTATATCGATGCGCAGTTCGCCGCCATGCCGCCGGTGACGAGCCCTATTGTCATCGGCATCGGCGGCACCTTCCGCGCCCTGGCCCAGATCATCCAGAAAAACCAGGGGCATCCGATGAAGAAGCTGCACGCCTTCACCTTCGGGGCCGACGCGCTGATGGCACTGGGGAAGAAGATCCTCGCCGCCCCCGACGACAGCGCCCTCAAACAGCTCGGCGTCAAAAAAGAGCGCTACGACGTCATCCGCCCCGGCACACTGATCCTGATGCGCTTTTTGCAGCATGTCGGCTGCGAGACCCTCGTCACGAGCGGTGCAGGGGTGCGCGAGGGACTCTACCTCACCGACCTCCTGCGCCATAACCGCCACCGCTTCCCGGCGGGCTACAACCCCTCTTTACGCTACCTGCTAGACTGCCATACGATCGAAACAACCTTTTCCAACCAGCTCCCGACCGTCGCCATGCGCCTGTTTGACCTGCTGCAGGCCCCCATGCACCTTCCCGACAAGACCCGGCGGCTCCTCAAGATCGCAGCCCAGCTCGCCAAAGTCGGCGCGTCGGTCCATTTTTACTCCTACCACAAGAACAGCCAGTACCTGGTCGAAAGCGCCCTGGAGTACGGCTACAGCCACGAAGAGATCATGACCGTGGCAGCGCTGGTGCGCTACCACAAAACGCGGAAAATCGCCAAACCCTTTTACAGCGACTATCAGCGGCTGCTCCCGAAGGCGAAGATCCTCAACCGTCTCAACCTGCTGCTCGCGCTCTCCGACGCCCTGCTGACCCACCGGCCGCGCAACATCGACTTCGAGCTGACGCTCGATGACACGGGTGTCCTGCATGTCCGAGCCAAAGAGGGCAGCTCCCTCTATCTTGCCAAAGAGCAGATCGCACGGCTGGGCATCGAAAAAGAGCTGACGGTTCAGATCGCGTAG
- the trhA gene encoding PAQR family membrane homeostasis protein TrhA, whose protein sequence is MITSSKGTVIKQNINSFSIAEEIWHAVTHGLGLLLSIAAMSILTLLAAQSGSGKALAGALVFGIALILMYGISTLYHAVTAPMAKRILQQLDHSAIYLLIAGTYTPVSLLGIQDAFGWIIFGVEWGVAALGIYLKVAYHGRFETLSLILYALMGWLVLVAAKPMLAHVDTLTLSLLLAGGLTYTLGIIFYVWDSLHLNHAVWHLFVLGGSIFHFFVVLFLIPSR, encoded by the coding sequence GTGATAACCTCCTCAAAAGGCACCGTAATCAAACAGAATATCAACTCTTTTTCCATCGCCGAAGAGATCTGGCACGCCGTCACCCACGGGCTCGGCCTGCTGCTGAGCATCGCGGCGATGAGCATCCTGACGCTGCTTGCAGCCCAGAGCGGCAGCGGCAAAGCGCTCGCAGGCGCCCTGGTATTCGGCATTGCGCTTATTTTGATGTACGGCATCTCCACCCTCTACCACGCCGTCACCGCGCCCATGGCGAAACGGATTCTCCAGCAGCTGGACCACTCTGCCATATACCTCCTCATTGCCGGGACCTATACTCCCGTCTCCCTGCTCGGCATCCAGGACGCATTCGGCTGGATCATCTTCGGCGTCGAATGGGGCGTTGCCGCACTGGGCATCTATCTGAAAGTGGCCTACCACGGCCGTTTTGAAACCCTCTCCCTCATCCTTTACGCCCTGATGGGGTGGCTGGTGCTCGTCGCCGCCAAACCGATGCTGGCGCACGTCGACACGCTCACCCTCTCCCTCCTGCTCGCCGGCGGACTCACCTATACCTTGGGGATTATCTTCTACGTCTGGGATTCACTGCATCTCAACCATGCCGTCTGGCACCTCTTTGTCCTCGGCGGCAGCATTTTTCACTTTTTCGTCGTCCTTTTTCTCATTCCAAGCCGATAG
- a CDS encoding NAD(P)/FAD-dependent oxidoreductase: MNAFDLIVAGSGAAGMMAAIVAARQGKQVLLLEKLSKPGAKLKATGGGRCNLTNTLDNASFMGRFGRDGRFMTPALEAFDHKALIAFFGEIGVETHAPDGYRVFPVTHSAETILSALEKELHRLGVEVRCNQKVVSVEHNGEHVTGVKTETDTFNAPHVVLATGGLGYPQLGAEGDGYALSQQAGHTVTELYPAMMPLKTKETWVEHCRADTIPKVTIKVDLKKAKKLRATGDLIFTKTGIRGPAVLDFARDVTPLLERYGEVPLLINMTKGMSEDELLKHFKAYQNDHPDAVTIDLVMTLLPEALSLQLCALAHADPQAKFNKLDGKVRDALLKRLAWTPLTVTGHDGFKMAMITRGGVSLKEIRPETMESKLLAGLYFCGELMNLDGPCGGYNLQWSFASGHLAGHLGHLPVPR; this comes from the coding sequence ATGAACGCCTTCGATCTCATCGTCGCCGGCAGCGGCGCGGCCGGAATGATGGCCGCCATTGTCGCGGCCCGGCAGGGCAAGCAGGTACTGCTGCTCGAAAAACTCTCCAAACCCGGCGCCAAGCTCAAAGCCACCGGCGGCGGCCGCTGCAACCTCACCAACACCCTCGACAACGCCAGCTTTATGGGCCGTTTCGGCCGTGACGGCCGCTTTATGACCCCGGCGCTGGAGGCCTTCGACCACAAAGCCCTGATCGCTTTTTTCGGTGAGATCGGCGTCGAGACCCACGCTCCCGACGGTTACAGGGTCTTTCCCGTCACCCACAGCGCGGAGACGATCCTTTCGGCGCTGGAAAAGGAGCTTCATCGCCTCGGCGTGGAGGTCCGCTGCAACCAGAAGGTCGTTTCCGTCGAACACAACGGCGAGCATGTCACCGGGGTGAAGACGGAGACGGACACCTTCAACGCCCCCCATGTCGTGCTCGCCACCGGGGGGCTCGGCTACCCCCAGCTCGGCGCCGAAGGGGACGGCTACGCCCTCTCGCAGCAGGCGGGCCACACCGTTACCGAGCTCTACCCCGCCATGATGCCGCTGAAAACCAAAGAGACCTGGGTAGAGCACTGCCGCGCCGATACGATCCCCAAGGTCACCATCAAAGTCGACCTGAAAAAAGCGAAGAAACTGCGCGCGACCGGGGACCTCATCTTCACCAAGACGGGCATCAGGGGTCCCGCCGTCCTCGATTTCGCCCGCGACGTCACCCCGTTGCTGGAGCGTTATGGCGAAGTGCCGCTGCTGATCAATATGACGAAAGGGATGAGCGAAGACGAACTGCTCAAGCATTTCAAGGCGTACCAAAACGACCATCCCGACGCCGTCACGATCGACCTTGTCATGACCCTGCTGCCCGAGGCCCTCTCGCTGCAGCTCTGCGCCCTCGCCCACGCCGACCCGCAGGCGAAGTTCAACAAACTGGACGGCAAGGTGCGCGACGCCCTGCTCAAACGCCTCGCCTGGACCCCTCTTACCGTTACCGGCCACGACGGTTTCAAGATGGCGATGATCACCCGCGGCGGCGTGTCACTCAAGGAGATCCGTCCCGAAACGATGGAGAGCAAACTACTGGCGGGGCTCTACTTCTGCGGCGAACTGATGAACCTCGACGGTCCCTGCGGCGGCTACAACCTGCAGTGGTCCTTCGCCAGCGGCCACCTCGCCGGGCATCTCGGCCATCTCCCCGTTCCGCGGTAA